The nucleotide sequence CCTGGTCTATCTCACCGGCGGAGCCCCGGCCGCGGGGCCGGCCGTCCTCTGCTCCCTGCGGGCCACGGTCGAGCACACCGAGGACGTCCTGCTTCCGCTGACACCGGGCCGGCACCGACGGGGCCTCGCCACCGCGGTCGTCCGCTTCGGCAGGGCCCGGCTGGGCCTCGTGAGCTGTCATCTCGGCCTCGAGCAGGCCGAGCGCCAAGCCCAGAGCGGCCTGCTCCTCGACCGCCTCGGCGCGCTGGGCGTGGAGCACGCGGTGGTCGGCGGCGACCTGAACGAGGGTCCGGCGGGCCCCGCCTTCACCCTGCTCGCCGACGCCCTCCAGGACGGCGCGGCCGTGGCGCCCTGGGGCGGTACGGACACCTTCCCGGCCACGGGCCCCGCCCGCCGTATCGACGCGGTCCTCGCCACCGAGGGCATCGAGGTGCTCGCCTGCGGGGTGCCCACCGACCTGCCCGGCGTCACCGGGAGCGACCTGAGGGCGGCCACGGACCACCTTCCGGTCCTGGCCGCCCTCAGAATCCCGGCGGGCGAGTAGCCACGCTCAGACGACGGCCCCCCGGCCGGGGTCGTCGTCGCCGTCGTCGTCCGTGCGCATCCGCGTCACCAGGGTGACGAAGCCGCCGAGGAAGCCGCCGATGGCGAGCGTCGCCAGCCACCAGGTCATCTCCCAGCCCAGCAGCACGGCGAGCAGCAGCAGGATCGGGCCGCCGACCACCCCGAGCCAGGCGAACTTGGCGGTGGTGTCGGCGACGGGCAGCGGCGGGGGCTCGGGCGGTACGAAGTGACCCTCGCCGTCGTCGTCCCCGGCGTCCTCGTCGTCGGGCTCGGCCGGCGAGTGGTCGCGCGGGCCGACACCGGGCGCGAAGACGACCGAGCTGCCCAGCGGCCGTACGGGCGCCGCCTTCTCCGCGCTGTCCTCGGCGGCCTCGGCGGCCTCGTCCTCGTCCTCGTCCTCCTCGTCCGGCTCGACGTCCTTCTCCGGCAGGGCGAGGTCCACGATGGACCGGAAGGGCCGGGAGCCGGGCGGGTCCGGCGGCTCGTCGCCGTACCCCGCGACGATGGCCCGCCAGGCGGCGTCCTCGTCGAAGGGCGTACCCGGCTCGTCCGGGTCGCGGCCCTCGCGGTCGGAGTCGTGCTCAGCCAACGGGGGCCGTCCCTTCCTTGCCGACACGGGGCGCGAGCCGGTCGATGAAGGCGAGGCTCTCCTCGACGATCCGGTCCGCGTCATGGTCCAACGTCGCTACGTGGTAACTCTGTTCCAGCACGCTCTCGGTTACGTCCGTGGAGGACACTCGGCTCAGCACCCGCGCCGAGTCGGCCGCCGGGACCACGTGGTCCACGGCACTGCGCAGCAGCAGCAACGGCTGCGTGACCTGCGGAAGCTCACCGTCCACCACGCGCAGGAACTGCCGCAGGGAGTGCGCCGCGTGCAGCGGGACCCGGTCGTAGCCCAGCTCGGTCGTGGCGCCCTTGGCGATGTCGCTGGCGATGCCCTTGGTGGAGGGCACCAGATGCCGGACCACCGGAAGGGCGTGCGCGGCGAGGCCGTGCACCCGGTTCGCCGGGTTGACGACGACCACCCCGGCGACCCGCTCGCCGTGCCTGGCCGCCAGCCGCAGCGCCAGCGCGCCGCCCATCGACAGACCCGCGACGAACACCCGCTCGCAGCGCTCGGAGAGCTGCCACAGCTCGCGGTCGACTCGCGCGTACCAGTCCTGCCAGCCGGTGGCCCGCAGGTCCTCCCAGCGGGTGCCGTGACCGGGCAGCAGGGGGAGCGACACCGACAGGCCGTGCGCGGCGAGGTGTTCCGCCCACGGGCGCAGCGACTGGGGCGAGCCGGTGAAGCCGTGACAGAGGAGGACACCCACCTCCCCGCCGTCGTGGCGGTACGGCTCGGCTCCGGGAAGGACCGGCACCTTTGGGGCTCCTGTTCCGGTATGTGAGGTGAAGAAATGGCGGATGTGCTTCACCGTACGCGACCGCATCGCCACCGACCAGGGTCGTCGGCGCCATTGGCGGCGGTCCGGGTTAAGGTCTGTTCGACGGAAACGGGAGGCACGCGGGTGTTGTACGGCACGATGAAGGTTGCCATCGGGGGGCCGCTGAAGGTCGCCTTCAGACCCTGGGTCGAGGGACTGGAGAACATCCCGGCCGAGGGGCCCGCCATCCTGGCGAGCAATCACCTGTCCTTCTCGGACTCGTTCTTCCTGCCCACGATGCTCGACCGCAAGGTCACCTTCATCGCCAAGGCGGAGTACTTCACCACCCCCGGAGTCAAGGGACGGCTGACGGCCGCCTTCTTCAAGGGTGTGGGACAGCTTCCGGTCGACCGCTCCGGCGCGCGCGGCGCGGGCGAGGCCGCGATCAAGAGCGGCATCGAGGTGCTGGAGCGCGGTGAGCTGTTCGGCATCTACCCCGAGGGCACCCGCTCGCCCGACGGCCGCCTCTACCGGGGCAAGCCCGGCGGTCTGGCCCGCGTGGCGCTGGCCACCGGGGCGCCGGTCATCCCGGTGGCGATGATCGACACCGAGAAGATCCAGCCGCCCGGCAAGGTGATGCCGAAGCTGATGCGGCCCGGCATCCGGATCGGCAAGCCGCTGGACTTCAGCCGCTACCACGGCATGGACCACGACCGGTTCGTGCTGAGGGCGGTGACCGACGAGGTCATGTACGAGATCATGAAGCTCTCCGGCCAGGAGTACGTCGACATCTACGCCACCGCCGCCAAGCGGCAGATGACGGAGGCGGCGAAGGCGGCGAAGGAAGCGGAGAAGGCCGGGAAGGAAGCGGAGAAGGCGGAGCAGGCCGGGGGCTGACGCGCCCGGCCCGGGGGAGGCGGGGGCGGCCATGGCCAGGGGCGGGCAAGTTCTGCGGATGTCGGTCGAGCTGCCGCTGTGGCGCGCGCTCACCGGCTACCGCGTCCTGACGATGCTGTACGCCATCGGCCTGGGCGCCACCGCCTACGGCCACTTCGTCCGCCCGTGGCTGGCCCTCGCCTACTACGCCCTCATGGTGGTCTGGACGCTGGCCACCGTGACCCGGGTGACCAGTGCGGCCCGCTGCACCCGGAGCTTCCTCGCGGCCGACCTGGCCGTGGCCGTGCTCGGCATCCTGCTCACCCCGCTCGCCGACGACCCGCACCGGATCGCCGACGGCGGTCCGACCCTGCCGTCGATCTGGACGGCGGGCGCGGTGCTGGCCTTCGCCCTCAAGGGCGGCTGGCGCTGGGCGGCCGGCGCCTCCACCGCGGTCGCCGCGGCCAACCTGGTCGAGCGGGGCGCCCCGGCACGGGACACCGTGCACAACGTGATCCTGGTCTGGGTCGCCGCCATCGCCATCGGCTACGTCGTCGAGGTCGCCCGCGCCTCCGAGCGCACCCTCGCCCGTGCCCTGGAGATCGAGGCCGCCACCCGTGAACGGGAGCGCCTGGCGCGGGACATCCACGACGGCGTGCTCCAGGTGCTGGCCATGGTGCAGCGGCGCGGCGTGGTCATCGGCGGCGAGGCGGCCGAGCTGGGACGGCTCGCCGGTGAGCAGGAGGTCGCCCTGCGCACCCTGGTCGCCGGCGGCGTGCTCCCCGCCGCCCGCTCCTCGGCCGGCCCGGCGCCGGACGACGACGGCCCGCTCGACCTGCGCTCCCTGCTCGCCCCGTACGCCGGGTCCCGCGTGAGCCTGGCGGAGCCCGGCGCCCCCGTACCGCTCGCGCCGGACGTGGCGCGGGAGTTGGCGGCCGCCGTGGGGGCCGCGCTGGACAACGTGCGCCGGCACGCGGGCGACGGAGCCCGCGCCTGGATCCTGGTCGAGGACGAGCCCGACGAGATCGTCGTCACCGTCCGCGACGACGGTCCCGGCATCCCGGAGGGCAGGCTCGCCCGCGCCGAGGGCGAGGGCAGGCTCGGGGTGGCCCAGTCGATCCGGGGACGGCTGCGTGACCTCGGCGGCAGCGCGGAGGTGATCTCCGTGCCCGGACAGGGCACCGAGGTCGAGTTGAAGGTACCGAAGAGCGCCCGGGAGGCGCGGGGGAAGGCGGAACGGCGATGACCGAGCAGGAGCCGATCAAGGTGATGGTGGTCGACGACCACCCCATGTGGCGCGACGCGGTCGCCCGCGACCTGGCCGAGTCCGGGCTGCGGGTCGTCGCCACCGCGGGCGACGGCGAGCAGGCGGTGCGCCGCGCCAAGGCCGCCGACCCCGACGTGCTGGTGCTCGACCTCAACCTGCCGGCCAAGCCCGGTGTGCAGGTGTGCAAGGAACTCATCGCGCACGACCCGGGCCTGCGTGTCCTGGTGCTCTCCGCCAGCGGCGAGCACGCAGACGTGCTGGAGGCCGTGAAGTCGGGTGCCACCGGCTATCTGCTGAAGTCGGCGTCCACCGGCGAACTGCTGGACGCGGTGCGCCGTACCGCCGTCGGCGACCCGGTGTTCACACCGGGCCTCGCCGGACTCGTCCTCGGCGAGTACCGGCGGCTGGCCGCCGAGCCCGCGCCCGCCTCGGACGCCGGAGCACCGGGCGCGCCCCGGCTCACCGACCGGGAGACCGAGGTGCTGCGGCTGGTCGCCAAGGGGCTGAGCTACAAGCAGATCGCCGAACGCCTGGTCATCTCGCACCGCACCGTCCAGAACCACGTCCAGAACACCCTCGGCAAGCTCCAGCTCCACAACCGGGTGGAACTGGTGCGGTACGCGATCGAGCGGGGCCTGGACGACGACTGACCCGTACTCCGGGTTCAAACCCCCGGCCCGGTGATTCACCGGATTCGCCCCTCCCACCTCGTTGTGTGACCAGTATCACCATTACGGTGGCTGGGTCGGGAACCGCGGCGAAGGGACGGACCATGCGCGTGGGAGTACTGACCGGTGGCGGCGACTGTCCGGGCCTCAACGCCGTCATCCGGGCCGTCGTCCGCAAGGGCGTGCAGGAGTACGGCTACGACTTCACCGGCTTCCGGGACGGCTGGCGCGGCCCCCTCGAGGGCCGCACCGTCCCGCTGGACGTCCCCGCCGTGCGCGGCATCCTCCCGCGCGGCGGCACCATCCTCGGCTCCTCGCGCACCAACCCCCTCAAGGCCGAGGACGGGGTGCGCCGGGTCCGGGAGAACCTCGCCGAACAGGGCGTCGACGCGCTCATCGCCATCGGCGGCGAGGACACCCTCGGCGTCGCCGCCACGCTCTACGAGGAGCACGGGGTGCCCTGCGTGGGCGTGCCCAAGACCATCGACAACGACCTGTCCGGCACCGACTACACCTTCGGCTTCGACACGGCCGTCAACATCGCCACCGAGGCCATCGACCGGCTGCACACCACCGCCGAGTCCCACATGCGGGTGCTGGTCTGCGAGGTGATGGGCCGGCACGCGGGCTGGATCGCGCTGCACTCCGGGCTCGCCGGGGGCGCCAACGTCATCCTCATCCCCGAGCACCGCTTCGACCTCGACCAGGTGTGCGCCTGGATCACCTCGCGCTTCGAGGCGGCGTACGCCCCGATCGTCGTCGTCGCCGAGGGCGCGATGCCCAGCGAGGGCGAGATGGTGCTCAAGGACGAGTCGCACGACTCCTTCGGGCACGTGCGGCTGTCCGGGGTGGGGGAGTGGCTGGCCAAGCAGATCGAGCAGCGCACCGGCAAGGAGGCCCGCACCACCGTGCTCGGGCACGTCCAGCGCGGCGGCACCCCGAGCGCCTTCGACCGCTGGCTCGCCACCCGCTTCGGACTGCACGCCATCGACTGCGTCCACGACGGCGACTTCGGCAAGATGGTCGCCCTGCACGGCACCCGCATCGAGCGCATCCCGATCTCCGAGGCGACCGCCGAGCTGAAGACGGTCGACCCGGAGCTGTACGCGGAGGCCGGGGTGTTCTTCGGCTGACCTCCTACGAGCCGGTGCGCGCCGTCAGCAGGCCGGATACCAACTCCCGCACCACATCGGCACCGTTGACGGTCAGCACCGACTCGGGGTGGAACTGCACCGAGGCGAACCGGCCGGAGCGCAGCGCGTGCACCTCGCCGTCCTCCGTGCGGCTCACCTCCACGCCGTGCGCGGCCAGCTCCCGCGCGGCCTCGTCGTCGCAGCGGGCCACGAAGCTGTTGTAGAAACCGACCGTCTCCGCCCGCCCGAACAGGTCGATCACGGTCTGCGCCCCTTGGTACGGCACCCGCTTGCGGACGATGTCCAGCCCCAGTTCCGCCGCGATCAGCTCGTGCCCGAGGCACACCCCGAGCACCCCGTGCCGGTGCTCGCGCAGCACGGTGGCCGCGAGCTCCCGCAGGACCCGCATCTTCGGGTCGGCCGCGTCGGAGGGGTCACCGGGGCCGGGACCCAGCACCACCGGGCCCTGGTGCGTTCGTACCGCCTCCATGAGCCCCGGCTCGTCGAAGCGCCGTACGGTCACCTCCAGGCCGCCCGAGCGCAGCACGTGCGCCAGCATCGCGGTGAAGGTGTCCTCGCCGTCGACGACCAGCGCGTGCGCGCCCAGCGGGGCGGCCGGCTCCCGCATCCGCAGCCAGAACGGCGCCAGCGCCGACCGGCGCCCGTCCAGCGCGGCCCGCACCCTCGGGTCGTCCGCCAGCCGGGGCCGCTCCCGCTCCTCGCGGGGCCGGGCGGGCCGCACCCCGAGCGCGGCCAGCACGCCCGCCGCCTTCGCGTGGGTCTCCGCCACCTCACCGGCCGGGTCCGAGCCGCGTACCAGCGTCGCGCCGACCGGCACCTTCAGGTGTCCGTCGGCGGCGATGTCGGCGGTGCGGATCAGGATGGGGGAGTCCAGGGTCCGGGCGCCCCCGGCGTCCCGGCCGAGCAGGGCGAGCGCGCCCGCGTAGTAGCCGCGCCCGGTGGGCTCGTAGCGCTCGATCACCCGGCAGGCGTTCTGAACCGGGGAGCCGGTGACGGTCGCCGCGAACATGGTCTCGCGCAGCACGTCCCGCACGTCGAGGGAGGTCTTCCCGCGCAGCTCGTACTCGGTGTGCGCGAGGTGCGCCATCTCCTTCAGCCGGGGGCCGACGACCACGCCGCCCCGGTCGCCGACGGTGCACATCATCTTCAGTTCCTCGTCGACGACCATGGAGAGCTCCTCGGTCTCCTTGGCGTCGGCGAGGAAGTCCAGCAGGTGCTCCGGGGTCGGGCCCCCGGCCGGATACCGGTAGGTCCCGCTGATCGGGTTCATCACCACCGTCCCGCCGGACATCCGCACGTGCACCTCCGGGCTCGCCCCGACCAGCGTCCGGTCCCCGGTGTGCACGACGAAGGTCCAGTACGCGCCCCGCTCGCCCGCCAGCAGCCGCCGGAACAGCGCCAGCGCGTCGGCCCGCGAGAAGCCGGGGATCTCGCCCTGGTAGGTCCGCCGGATCACGAAGTTGGCGCCCTCGCCCCGCCCGATCTCCTCGCGCAGCACCCGGCCGACGATCTCCCCGTACTCCTCGTCGGGCACGTCGAAGCCGCCGTCCTCGACCCGCACCGGGTGCGCCGGCAGAGTGTCCAGCGCCCGTGCGAGCGGGACCTCGTAGGACTCCTCGGGGTGCAGCACCAGCAGCGGGGTGCCGTCGTCGCGTACGTCGAAGCCGCGCTCGCGGATCTGGCGGAACGGGATCAGCGCCAGGCCCTCGTCGGGCAGGCCGGCCAGCTCCTCGTGGGCGCTGACCGGACCGAGCAGCACCTCCACCGAGGAGGCGTCCCGGCCGGGGGTGCGGCGATGCAGCAGGGCGAAGGGGCGGCTACCGTCGGCGAGACGGGCCAGGTCGGTGGTGTCGGTCGGGTTCATGAACGTCCTCTTGCGTCGGTCCCGGAAGCGGGACGGCGGACGCCGGTCGAGGAAACGACCCCGGAAAACACCGAAGGCCGCCCTCGGGCGGCCTTCGCGTAGGTCTTGGGATACGCGCAGTCAGCGGGCCGCCGGAGGAGCGGTCCACCACCAGTTCTGAGTCGTCTGCGCGAACATGGCAACGACTCTAACCCATCGTCCGGGCCCCGCGCGGCGAAAAGCGTCCACGTGGCAGTCACGCCGTCTCATCCTTCGAGCCGGATCGGGAGCACCCGTTGCGACCCCGTAATGTTTAGAGGGTGACCGTGAACGCTGATTCCCGAGCCGTGGCCGCCGAGGCGACCTGGCGAGACCTGCCCGCGGCGCAGCAGCCCGAATACCCGGATACCGAGGCTCTGCGCGAAGTGATCGCGGAGCTTTCGACCTATCCGCCGCTCGTCTTCGCGGGCGAGTGCGACCAGTTGCGCGCCCGTATGGCAGCCGTTGCCAAGGGAGAGGCGTTCCTGCTCCAGGGCGGCGACTGCGCCGAGTCCTTCGACGGCGTGAGTGCCGAGCACATCCGGGCCAAGGTCAAGACGATCCTGCAGATGGGCGCCGTGCTGACGTACGCCGCGTCCGTCCCGGTGGTCAAGGTCGGCCGGATCGCGGGCCAGTACTCCAAGCCGCGCTCCAAGCCCACCGAGACCCGTGACGGCGTGACCCTGCCGGTGTACCGGGGCGACTCCGTCAACGGCTTCGACTTCACCGAGAAGAGCCGCTACCCGGACCCCGAGCGGCTGAAGCGGATGTACAACGCCTCCGCCTCCACGCTGAACCTGGTGCGCGCCTTCACCACCGGTGGCTACGCCGACCTGCGCCAGGTGCACGCCTGGAACCAGGACTTCGTGAAGTCCTCGCCCTCCGGCCAGCGCTACGAGCAGCTCGCCCGCGAGATCGACCAGGCGCTGAACTTCATGCGGGCCTGCGGCGCCGAGCCGGAGGAGTTCAAGACCGTCGAGTTCTACTCCTCGCACGAGGCGCTGCTGCTGGACTACGAGTCCGCGCTGACCCGCGTCGACTCCCGCACCGGCAAGCTGTACGACGTCTCCGGGCACATGGTGTGGATCGGTGAGCGCACCCGGCAGATGGACGGCGCGCACATCGAGTTCGCGTCCAAGATCCGCAACCCGATCGGCATCAAGCTCGGCCCGACCACCACGGCCGAGGACGCGCTGCGCTACATCGACCGCCTCGACCCCGACCGGGAGCCGGGCCGGCTGACCTTCATCGTCCGCATGGGCGCCGACAAGATCCGCGACCGGCTGCCCGAGCTGGTGGAGAAGGTCACGGCGTCCGGCGCGACGGTGGCCTGGGTGACCGACCCGATGCACGGCAACACCTTCGAGGCGGCGTCCGGGCACAAGACCCGGCGCTTCGACGACGTGCTGGACGAGGTCAAGGGCTTCTTCGAGGTCCACAAGGGCCTGGGCACCCACCCCGGCGGCATCCACGTGGAGCTGACCGGCGACGACGTCACCGAGTGCGTGGGCGGCGGCGACGAGATCTTCGTCGACGACCTGCACCAGCGCTACGAGACGGCCTGCGACCCCCGGCTCAACCGCAGCCAGTCGCTGGACCTGGCGTTCCTGGTCGCCGAGATGTACCGGGACCAGTGAGGGCGAAACGGCCCGGAGCGTGAAGTAGGGCGCGGATCACACGAGATCCGCGCCCTTCCGCTTTCCCATCGGCCGACCGCCGGGTTAGGTTAGGTTTGCCTCACCGAAATCCGGCGATGGCGGCGACACGGCGATCTCGTCGGGAGGTGGACCGGGTGTTCGTCTGCAGTTGCTTCGGCATCACCGAGCAGCAGGTCAAGCAGCACGCCCAGGACGGCGCCTGCACCCCGCGCCAGATCGCCTCCGCCTGCAAGGCCGGCACCGACTGCGGCGGTTGTGTCCGCCGCATCCAGGCCCTGCTGGGCCGGGGCGCCTGCCCGCGCCGCGACCAGATCGCGCAGCGGCCGCCGGTGCTGGTCACCTCCGCCGCCGAGGCGCCCGTACGCCGGCTCGGTGACGCGGCCTGACGGTCCGCCTCAGCCCGCGACGTCGGGCTGGACCTGCTCGATCACCGTCGAGAGGTAGAGCGACTCGCCCAGCTTCTCGATCAGGTCGAGCTGGGTCTCCAGGTAGTCGATGTGGTGCTCCTCGTCGGCGAGGATCGCCTCGAAGACGTTCGCCGAGGTGATGTCACCCTTGGCGCGCATGATCTCCACGCCCCGGCGCAGCCGGTCGATGGCCTCGACCTCGATCTGCCGGTCCGCCCGGAACATCTCGGTCACCGTCTGGCCGACCGAGACATGGAAGAGCCGCTGGTAGTTGGGCAGGCCGTCCAGCATCAGGATGCGGTCGGTCAGGGCCTCCGCGTGCCGCATCTCGTCGAAGGACTCCGCCCTCGTGTACTTGGCGAGCTTCGTCCACCCCTTGTGGTCCTGGAGCTTGGCGTGCAGGAAGTACTGGTTGATCGCGGTGAGCTCGGCGGTGAGCTGTTCGTTGAGCAGCTCGATGACCTCGGGGTCGCCTGACATCGGGATGGACTCCTTCCGGGCATTCCTGGCTGATGCTGCCGCATGATCCCATCGGCACCCCAGGCAGTCCAGTAAGTGCATGCTTAGTGGTCAATGCCGGAATTGTCGCGTGCTGGTCGGATGCACCCCGCCGGGTCTGTCAGGATGGAGGCATGGGTCATCCGGTGGAGCGCGCGTCTGGAACGGGGGCAGGGGCAGAGCTACCGCCGGGGCAGCGGCTCCAGCGCGGCTGGCCGGTCACGCACTACGGACCCGTGCCCAAGTTCCGCCCCGAGCGCTGGGACTTCCGGGTCTTCGGCGCCACCGCCGACGGCGACAAGCGGTCCTGGACCCACGAGGAGTTCACCGCCCTGCCGTACGCCACCGTCGTGGCCGATCTGCACTGCGTGACGAAGTTCAGCATGCTCGGCGCGGAGTGGGGCGGCGTGCCCGCCCGCGCGATCCTCGACCTGGCGCCGCCCGCGCCCGGCGTCACGCATGTGATGGTGTGGGCCGAGTACGGCTTCAGCGCCAATCTGCGGCTGGCCGACTTCGCCGGTGACGGCACGATCTTCGCCATCCACAAGGACGGCGAACTCCTCACCGCCGAACACGGCTTCCCGGCCCGCCTGATCGTGCCCCACCTGTACGCCTGGAAGGGCCCCAAGTGGGTCCGGGGCGTGGAGTACATGACCGCCGACCGCAGGGGCTTCTGGGAGCAGCGCGGCTACCACAACGTCGGCGACCCCTGGAAGGAACAGCGCTACTCCTACCAGGAGGAGCCGGGCGACGGCCCGGAGCTGTAGCCCCGGCCGTCCCCACGCCGCTGCCGCGGCCTAGCCGTCCCTGAGCCGCTTGAGCCGGGCCACGTCCGCCGCGTGGCCCTCCTTGCCGCCGGGGGTCTCGATGACCAGCGGGACGCCCGCCGTGGCCGGGTGGGCCATCAGGGCACGGAACGGGTCCTCGCCGATGTGGCCGGAGCCGATGTTCTCGTGGCGGTCCTTGTGCGCGCCCACCACGTCCTTGGAGTCGTTGGCGTGGATCAGCTTCAGCCGTCCCTCGCCCACGGTGTCCACCAGCAGGTCGAGGGTCTGCCGCATGCCGTCCGGGCCGGTCAGATCGTGCCCGGCCGCGTAGATGTGGCAGGTGTCCAGGCAGACGCCGAGCTTCGGGTGGGAGTCCAGCGCCTCGAAGTACGGGCCGAAGTCCCAGGTCCGCGAGCACAGTGAGGAACCCTGCCCGGCCGTCGACTCCAGCAGCAGGAACGGGTCGTCGTCGCAGGTCAGCTCGTCCAGCAGCGGCAGCAGGTGCTCGCGTACCTGCCGCAGCGCCACCTCGCGCGGGCGCCCGCCGGTCGCGCTGCCG is from Streptomyces seoulensis and encodes:
- a CDS encoding deoxyribonuclease IV → MTLQPSSAAPPTVPGSLRNPVGAHVPVAGGLHTTGLPYARELKAETVQVFVANPRGWATPAGNPAQDEAFRAACAAESVPAYVHAPYLINFGSHTEATVERSVESLRHSLRRGREIGALGVVVHTGSATGGRPREVALRQVREHLLPLLDELTCDDDPFLLLESTAGQGSSLCSRTWDFGPYFEALDSHPKLGVCLDTCHIYAAGHDLTGPDGMRQTLDLLVDTVGEGRLKLIHANDSKDVVGAHKDRHENIGSGHIGEDPFRALMAHPATAGVPLVIETPGGKEGHAADVARLKRLRDG